CGTTAGTGGTGGGCGCGTTCATCGAAGCGCGCAGTTGCGAACGCTTTGAGAAGCTGGTGCCACATCTGGATGAAGAACTGGGCGCCTTTTATCACGGCTTGCTCAACAGCGAAGCGCGGCATTATCAGGGTTACCTGAAGTTGGCCTACCAGTATGGCGATGCCGCCGATGTAGCACAGACCATCGAAAGGGTCCGGGTGCTGGAAGCCAGCCTGATCGACAGCCCTGATGTCGAGTTCCGGTTTCACAGTGGTGTCCCGCAAAACCTGGCCCAGCGCTAAAAAGCCGCGCCGCTGAACGCCGTTCAGCGGTCTCTTCGAAATAAAAGCAAAGCTTCCTATTTAATGCTTGGCCATTCGCTGCTTAAGCAGTAATATCTTGCCATATTCCTGTCTAGGCAGCTTTTTGGTGACTCGATGAAACACTTCACTCCCGAGAATTTTCACGCCGGTCTCATGGGCTTGCTGATAGGCCGCGTTGACGGCCTGAAGAATCGCATCCTCGACACCCATCTGGTGCCTTACGGCGTGACCTCTTCGCAATTCAAAGTGCTGATTATTGTGGGCCAGTATCAGAGTGATACACCGGTTGAACTTTGCCGACATCTGTCCCTCGACAGCGGTTCGATGACACGGATGATTGATCGTCTGGTGCAGAAGGGCTTGCTGGTCCGCGATCGATCGGAAACCGACCGTCGTCAGGTCAAGCTCGCGCTGACCGAAGAAGGCCAGAAATTGTCGGAGCGGCTGCCGCAGATTGGTGCCGAGGCAATGAATGACTTGTTCGGGGCACTCGACAGCGCCGAAGTAAAAAGTCTGGAGCAGATTCTGACAAAGGTGCTAGTGGCCGCTGACGATCAAATTACCATTGCCCGCCTCGGCTTTAACAAG
The nucleotide sequence above comes from Pseudomonas sp. AB6. Encoded proteins:
- a CDS encoding MarR family transcriptional regulator; this translates as MKHFTPENFHAGLMGLLIGRVDGLKNRILDTHLVPYGVTSSQFKVLIIVGQYQSDTPVELCRHLSLDSGSMTRMIDRLVQKGLLVRDRSETDRRQVKLALTEEGQKLSERLPQIGAEAMNDLFGALDSAEVKSLEQILTKVLVAADDQITIARLGFNKAGKQ